Proteins from one Embleya scabrispora genomic window:
- a CDS encoding NuoB/complex I 20 kDa subunit family protein translates to MGIEEKLPSGFLLSTVEGLAGYFRKGSFWPATFGLACCAIEMMATGAGRYDLARFGMEVFRASPRQADLMIVAGRVSQKMAPVLRQIYDQMPNPKWVLSMGVCASSGGMFNNYAIVQGVDHVVPVDIYLPGCPPRPEMLMDAIIKLREEIQAMPLGVNREKAARAAEQAAMKALPTIEMLPASARRGAHELDPGIPVGHAPAHHAHTGHAHTGHTTDGGAR, encoded by the coding sequence GTGGGTATCGAGGAGAAGCTGCCCAGCGGCTTCCTGTTGAGCACCGTGGAAGGGCTGGCCGGCTACTTCCGCAAAGGATCGTTCTGGCCGGCCACGTTCGGACTCGCGTGCTGCGCGATCGAGATGATGGCGACCGGCGCCGGCCGCTACGACCTGGCCCGCTTCGGCATGGAGGTCTTCCGGGCCTCGCCGCGCCAGGCCGACCTGATGATCGTCGCCGGTCGGGTCAGCCAGAAGATGGCGCCGGTCCTGCGGCAGATCTACGACCAGATGCCCAACCCCAAGTGGGTGTTGTCGATGGGCGTTTGCGCCTCGTCGGGCGGCATGTTCAACAACTACGCGATCGTCCAGGGCGTCGACCACGTGGTGCCGGTGGACATCTACCTCCCCGGCTGTCCGCCCCGGCCCGAGATGCTGATGGACGCGATCATCAAGCTCCGCGAGGAGATCCAGGCGATGCCGCTGGGCGTCAACCGCGAGAAGGCCGCCCGCGCCGCCGAACAGGCCGCCATGAAGGCGCTGCCCACCATCGAGATGCTTCCCGCGAGCGCCCGACGCGGCGCCCACGAACTCGATCCCGGCATCCCGGTCGGCCACGCGCCCGCGCACCACGCGCACACCGGCCACGCGCACACCGGCCACACCACCGACGGGGGCGCCCGATGA
- a CDS encoding NADH-quinone oxidoreductase subunit C — protein sequence MTVPGSTPEEKAQLPVPADADAEPIAVRRGMFGARDSGDTSGYGKLVRTVAFPGAAARPYGGPRGTADGEGEFDLVADELSGALAEAGIEFDQAIEKVVVDRGEITFHVRRESLPRVALILRNDPALRFELCTGVSGTHYPQEAGRELHAVYHLRSITHNRALRLEVTAPDADPHVPSLVSVYPALDWHERETYDFFGLIFDGHPALTRILMPDDWPGHPQRKDYPLGGVPVEYKGAQIPPPDQRRSYN from the coding sequence ATGACCGTCCCCGGCAGCACCCCCGAGGAGAAGGCCCAGCTCCCCGTCCCGGCCGACGCCGACGCCGAGCCCATCGCCGTGCGTCGCGGCATGTTCGGCGCGCGCGACTCCGGCGACACCTCCGGCTACGGCAAGCTCGTCCGTACCGTCGCCTTCCCCGGCGCCGCCGCCCGCCCCTACGGCGGCCCGCGCGGAACCGCGGACGGCGAGGGCGAGTTCGACCTCGTCGCCGACGAACTCTCCGGCGCCCTCGCGGAGGCCGGCATCGAGTTCGACCAGGCGATCGAGAAGGTCGTGGTCGACCGCGGCGAGATCACCTTCCACGTGCGCCGCGAGTCGCTGCCCCGGGTCGCGCTGATCCTGCGCAACGACCCGGCGCTGCGCTTCGAGCTGTGTACCGGCGTGTCCGGCACCCACTACCCCCAGGAGGCCGGCCGCGAGCTGCACGCGGTCTACCACCTGCGCTCGATCACCCACAATCGGGCACTGCGGCTGGAGGTCACCGCCCCCGACGCGGACCCGCACGTCCCGTCCCTGGTGAGCGTGTATCCCGCGCTCGACTGGCACGAGCGCGAGACCTACGACTTCTTCGGCCTGATCTTCGACGGCCACCCCGCGCTCACGCGCATCCTCATGCCGGACGACTGGCCCGGCCACCCGCAGCGGAAGGACTACCCGCTCGGCGGCGTGCCCGTCGAGTACAAGGGCGCCCAGATCCCGCCGCCCGACCAGCGGAGGTCGTACAACTGA
- a CDS encoding NADH-quinone oxidoreductase subunit A yields the protein MNLYAPILVLGGIALAFGVVSLVMGALTGPKRYNRAKLEAYECGIEPTPQPVGGGRFPVKYYLTAMLFIVFDIEIVFLYPWAVYFDSLGMFGLVEMVMFVAAVFVAYAYLWRRGGLEWD from the coding sequence GTGAACCTGTACGCGCCGATCCTCGTGCTCGGGGGCATTGCCCTGGCCTTCGGAGTGGTCTCCCTCGTGATGGGGGCGCTCACCGGGCCCAAGCGCTACAACCGGGCCAAGCTCGAGGCCTACGAATGTGGCATCGAGCCGACCCCGCAGCCGGTCGGCGGCGGGCGATTCCCGGTCAAGTACTACCTGACGGCGATGCTCTTCATCGTCTTCGACATCGAGATCGTCTTCCTCTACCCGTGGGCCGTCTACTTCGACTCCCTCGGGATGTTCGGTCTCGTCGAAATGGTCATGTTCGTGGCCGCGGTCTTCGTCGCCTACGCCTACCTCTGGCGGCGCGGCGGCCTGGAGTGGGACTGA
- a CDS encoding NADH-quinone oxidoreductase subunit D, with protein MSDQTTTPPSAAHARETTEGRVYTVTGSDWDEVVQAAADAEERIVVNMGPQHPSTHGVLRLILEIDGESVTEARCGIGYLHTGIEKNLEFRTWTQGVTFVTRMDYLMPLHNETAYCLAVEKLLGITDQVPERAQVIRVLLMELNRISSHMVCLATGGMEIGALTVMTFGFRDRELILDVFEMITGLRMNHAYIRPGGLAQDLPPGAVDKIRELVDILPGRIHEYELLLNDNAIFKGRTQGIGYLDLAGCMALGLTGPVLRSTGLPHDLRKTQPYCGYETYEFDVATADTCDSWGRYLIRIEEMKQSLRIVEQCLDRLAPGPVMVTDKKIAWPAQLALGTDGLGNSPAHIKNIMGTSMESLIHHFKLVTEGFRVPPGQVYSAIESPRGELGVHAVSDGGTRPYRVHFRDPSFNNLQAMAAMCEGGQVADVIVAVAGIDPVMGGVDR; from the coding sequence ATGTCCGATCAGACAACGACACCCCCATCCGCCGCGCACGCGCGGGAGACCACCGAGGGCCGGGTCTACACGGTCACCGGCTCCGACTGGGACGAAGTGGTCCAGGCCGCGGCGGACGCCGAAGAGCGCATCGTCGTCAACATGGGCCCGCAACACCCGTCCACACACGGCGTGTTGCGGCTGATCCTGGAGATCGACGGGGAAAGCGTCACCGAGGCCCGCTGCGGGATCGGCTACCTGCACACCGGGATCGAGAAGAACCTGGAGTTCCGCACCTGGACCCAGGGCGTCACCTTCGTGACGCGCATGGACTACCTGATGCCGCTGCACAACGAGACGGCCTACTGCCTCGCGGTGGAGAAGCTGCTCGGCATCACCGACCAGGTGCCCGAGCGCGCGCAGGTGATCCGGGTCCTGCTGATGGAACTCAACCGGATCTCCTCGCACATGGTCTGCCTGGCCACCGGCGGCATGGAGATCGGCGCGCTCACCGTGATGACCTTCGGGTTCCGCGACCGCGAACTGATCCTCGACGTCTTCGAGATGATCACCGGGCTCCGGATGAACCACGCCTACATCCGCCCCGGCGGCCTGGCCCAGGACCTGCCGCCCGGCGCCGTGGACAAGATCCGCGAGCTGGTCGACATCCTCCCCGGCCGGATCCACGAGTACGAACTGCTGCTCAACGACAACGCCATCTTCAAGGGCCGCACCCAGGGCATCGGCTACCTCGACCTCGCCGGCTGCATGGCCCTCGGGCTGACCGGCCCGGTGCTGCGCTCCACCGGCCTGCCGCACGACCTGCGCAAGACGCAGCCGTACTGCGGCTACGAGACCTACGAGTTCGACGTGGCCACCGCCGACACCTGCGACTCCTGGGGGCGGTACCTGATCCGCATCGAGGAGATGAAGCAGTCGTTGCGGATCGTCGAGCAGTGCCTGGACCGGCTGGCCCCCGGACCGGTCATGGTGACCGACAAGAAGATCGCCTGGCCCGCGCAACTGGCTCTGGGCACCGACGGGTTGGGCAACTCGCCGGCGCACATCAAGAACATCATGGGCACCTCGATGGAATCCCTCATCCACCACTTCAAGCTGGTGACCGAGGGCTTCCGGGTGCCGCCGGGACAGGTCTACAGCGCGATCGAATCACCCCGGGGCGAACTGGGCGTCCACGCGGTCAGCGACGGCGGCACCCGCCCCTACCGCGTGCACTTCCGCGACCCCTCCTTCAACAACCTGCAGGCCATGGCCGCGATGTGCGAGGGCGGCCAGGTGGCGGACGTGATCGTGGCAGTGGCGGGGATCGACCCCGTCATGGGAGGTGTCGACCGATGA
- the nuoF gene encoding NADH-quinone oxidoreductase subunit NuoF → MTEPSLLTPVLSANWDEHQPWTLDTYRRGGGYDGLRKALAMHPDEVIQTVKDSGLRGRGGAGFPTGMKWGFIPQNDGKPHYLVVNADESEPGTCKDIPLMYANPHVLIEGVIIASYAIRSGHAFIYVRGEVVPVLRRLHNAVREAYAAGYLGKNVLGSGFDLELTVHAGAGAYICGEETALLDSLEGRRGQPRLRPPFPAVAGLYASPTCVNNVESIASVPPILNKGVEWFRSMGSEKSPGFTLYSLSGHVTRPGQYEAPLGVTLRQLLDLAGGVRAGHRIKFWTPGGSSTPMFTDEHLDVPLDYEGVGAAGSMLGTKALQIFDETVCVVRAVLRWTEFYEHESCGKCTPCREGTYWLTQLLTRLEHGEGTEEDLETLLDVADNILGKSFCALGDGAASPIQSSLKYFRDEYLAHFEHGGCPFDTAASTAWATTAPASTGAGAHS, encoded by the coding sequence GTGACCGAGCCCTCCCTCCTCACCCCCGTGCTCTCCGCCAACTGGGACGAGCACCAGCCGTGGACGCTGGACACCTACCGCCGCGGCGGCGGCTACGACGGCCTGCGCAAGGCGCTGGCCATGCACCCCGACGAGGTGATCCAGACCGTCAAGGACTCCGGTCTGCGCGGTCGCGGCGGCGCGGGCTTCCCCACCGGCATGAAGTGGGGCTTCATCCCGCAAAACGACGGCAAGCCGCACTACCTCGTGGTCAACGCGGACGAATCCGAGCCGGGAACCTGCAAGGACATCCCGCTCATGTACGCCAACCCGCACGTGCTGATCGAGGGCGTGATCATCGCGTCCTACGCGATCCGCTCGGGGCACGCCTTCATCTACGTCCGCGGCGAGGTCGTCCCGGTGCTCCGCCGACTGCACAACGCGGTCCGCGAGGCGTACGCGGCCGGCTACCTCGGCAAGAACGTGCTCGGCTCGGGCTTCGACCTCGAACTCACCGTGCACGCGGGCGCCGGCGCGTACATCTGCGGCGAGGAGACCGCGCTGCTCGACTCCCTGGAGGGCCGCCGGGGCCAACCCCGACTGCGCCCGCCGTTCCCCGCCGTGGCCGGTCTGTACGCGTCGCCCACCTGCGTGAACAACGTCGAGTCGATCGCCTCGGTGCCGCCGATCCTGAACAAGGGCGTCGAGTGGTTCCGCTCGATGGGCTCGGAGAAGTCGCCCGGGTTCACCCTGTACTCGCTGTCCGGACACGTCACCCGGCCCGGCCAGTACGAGGCCCCGCTCGGCGTGACGCTGCGCCAACTCCTCGACCTGGCGGGCGGGGTGCGCGCCGGGCACCGGATCAAGTTCTGGACGCCCGGCGGCTCCTCCACGCCGATGTTCACCGACGAGCACCTGGACGTGCCGCTCGACTACGAGGGCGTCGGCGCGGCCGGATCCATGCTCGGCACCAAGGCGCTGCAGATCTTCGACGAGACCGTGTGCGTGGTGCGCGCGGTGCTGCGCTGGACCGAGTTCTACGAGCACGAGTCCTGCGGCAAGTGCACCCCGTGCCGCGAAGGCACCTACTGGCTCACCCAGTTGCTCACCCGCCTGGAGCACGGCGAGGGCACCGAGGAGGACCTGGAGACGTTGCTCGACGTCGCCGACAACATCCTCGGCAAGTCCTTCTGCGCCCTCGGCGACGGCGCGGCGAGCCCGATCCAGTCCTCGCTCAAGTACTTCCGCGACGAATACCTGGCGCACTTCGAGCACGGCGGCTGTCCGTTCGACACCGCGGCATCCACCGCGTGGGCGACGACGGCCCCCGCTTCCACCGGGGCAGGAGCGCACAGCTGA
- the nuoE gene encoding NADH-quinone oxidoreductase subunit NuoE, which produces MSTDLGMPMPPAKPAPPYPPEVRARLEVDAKEVIGRYPQSRSALLPLLHLVQAEEGYVTGTGIEFCADILGLTTAEVSAVATFYTMYRRRQGGDFHVGVCTNTLCAVMGGDEIFASLKDHLGIGNKETTADGVVTLEHIECNAACDYAPVVMVNWEFFDDATPQSARELVDDLRAGKDAVPTRGARLCTFRDTSRILAGFPDERPGAVDEGGAGGAASLVGLRIANGTHTDDAPRSTTATVPGSRSATPGGANETPPAPSSHDAPARTAESDPAHPAPPAGNAPDQDGDQAP; this is translated from the coding sequence ATGAGTACGGACCTGGGCATGCCGATGCCCCCGGCGAAGCCGGCTCCGCCGTACCCGCCCGAGGTGCGCGCGCGCCTGGAGGTGGACGCGAAGGAGGTGATCGGCCGCTACCCGCAGTCCCGTTCGGCGCTGTTGCCGCTGCTGCACCTGGTGCAGGCCGAAGAGGGCTACGTCACCGGCACCGGCATCGAGTTCTGCGCCGACATCCTCGGCCTGACCACCGCCGAGGTCTCCGCCGTCGCCACCTTCTACACGATGTACCGGCGGCGCCAGGGCGGCGACTTCCACGTCGGCGTGTGTACCAACACGCTGTGCGCGGTGATGGGCGGCGACGAGATCTTCGCGAGCCTGAAGGACCACCTCGGGATCGGCAACAAGGAGACCACCGCCGACGGCGTGGTCACCCTGGAGCACATCGAGTGCAACGCGGCCTGCGACTACGCGCCCGTGGTGATGGTCAACTGGGAGTTCTTCGACGACGCGACCCCGCAGTCGGCCAGGGAACTCGTCGACGACCTGCGCGCCGGCAAGGACGCGGTACCCACCCGCGGCGCCCGCCTGTGCACCTTCCGCGACACCTCGCGCATCCTGGCCGGCTTCCCCGACGAGCGCCCCGGCGCGGTGGACGAGGGCGGCGCCGGCGGCGCGGCCAGCCTGGTCGGCCTGCGGATCGCCAACGGCACGCACACCGACGACGCCCCCCGGTCCACGACCGCGACCGTGCCCGGTTCCCGAAGCGCGACCCCGGGCGGCGCGAACGAGACACCACCCGCCCCGAGTTCGCACGACGCGCCGGCGCGCACCGCCGAGTCCGACCCGGCCCACCCCGCGCCTCCCGCCGGGAACGCGCCCGACCAGGACGGGGACCAGGCGCCGTGA